The Hornefia porci genome contains the following window.
CTGACGGTCACGCTGAAGGCCGGCGATATTCTCAACCAGTACTCGGCGGCGCTGGGCGGAACCCCTGTCGTCCATATCGGTACAGGCAGTGGTGATAGCGTTGCTGACTTGCCTTTGTCCAATGTGACCGCCTCTGACAACGACACCTATACCGGTACAGTGCAGTATACCCTGACGGCAGATGACATCGCCAGGGATAAGCTGAGTGCACAGGTAGAGGCGACATTTAATTACAGCTATAAATTTCCATACAAAGGTGCGAATGGAACGTCAGCGACTCTCGATACGACGGCTACCATCGATTCGCAGAGTGAAACTGTTACTATCAACGGATACAGCACCCCTCATAAAGTGAGTTATTCCTACACCTATATCGGAGGCGTAACGCCGCCGGATACGTTCCCGGCCTGTCCTACGGATTCGGCGACCTATTCCAAGGGAAGCACGGTCAACATCGCTGCGTCGCCGGCCAAGGGCGACACCGTCAGAGATGATGCGAACGGCGGAACCTGGGAATTCCTCGGCTGGTTCCTCTACGACAGCGAAACAAGCGGAACTGCCACTATGGGAGACGATAATCTGACCTTTGAGGGGAGATGGCAGTTCAATGCGGATCCCGATTCCCTCACCTATGACGCGAACACCAACGGAGAAGCCTATGAGGGCGAGACGGAACCGTCGAAAGGCTTCGTCGGCAATCTGGTGGTCGTGGCGAAGAATGCCTTCAGCCGCATCGGATACAAGTTTCTGCACTGGAACACACAGGCCGACGGAAAGGGTACGAGCTATCTGGCCGATGTCGACCGTTACAAGCTGACGCCGGGCACGGATATTCTCTACGCCCAGTGGGAGAAGGCGCGCCACGTGACCTATGCTTTGTCGTACAAAGGTGCGGACGGAATCGATACTTCCGCATATCCGGCAGCGATTACGACAGTCCCGCAGGATGCGAAGGACTACTATATGAATGATTCTGTCACGGTTTCCACAGATCCGGCGCAGCGCACAGTCGATGACCCGGACAATCACGGGACCTGGACGTTTGAAGGCTGGATGAACGGAACGCTGGCGGCCGGCGAGAAGCTGACGATGGGAATCGACAATATTCAGCTGACCGGAACCTGGACATTCACGCCGTATGATACTTTGACCTACGACGGCAACGGCGCAGACAGCGGCTCAGTCGCCACAACAGAAGCGGCTTCCGGAACAGATGTTACTGTTGCTGAAAACGGCTTTAACCGCAGCGGATATCGTTTCATCGGCTGGAACACCAAAGCCGGCGGGAACGGCGGCGAATACAAGGCCGGCGACAGCTACACCCTGAAAGCCGGAACGGACGATGTTCTGTACGCCCAGTGGGAGAAGGCCCGCAGCGTGAGTTACAAACTGGCCTACAGCGGGGCGGACAAGCTGGACGCAGACAAATATCCGGCAGCAGTGAAGAAGGCGCCGGAAGACACGAAGGAATACTACAAGGGTGACGCAGTCACAGTTTCCACAGACCCGGCAGACCGGACAATTGACGATCCGGACAACCACGGAACGTGGACCTTCGGCGGCTGGCAGACCGGCGGAAAAGACGCCGGCAAGACCGTCACCGTGGATGCGGAAGACATTACGCTGACCGGCACCTGGACATTTACGCCGTATGATACTTTGACCTACGACGGCAACGGTGCAGACAGCGGCAAGGTCGCCGGAGCGGAAGCGCCCTCCGGAAAGGACGTCACCGTAGAGAAGAACGGATTTACCCGCAGCGGATATCGTTTCACCGGCTGGAACACGGCAAAGGACGGAAGCGGAGACGTTTACAAGGCCGGCGACAGCTATACTCTGAAAGCCGGAACAGATGATGTTCTGTACGCCCAGTGGGAGAAGGCCCGCAGCGTGAGCTACAAGCTGACCTACAGCGGGGCGGACAAGCTGGACGCAGACAAATATCCGGCAGCAGTAAAGAAGGCGCCGGAAGACACGAAGGAATACTACAAGGGTGACACAGTCACAGTTTCCACAGACCCGGCAGACCGGACGATTGACGATCCGGACAACCGCGGAACGTGGACCTTCGGCGGCTGGCAGACCGGCGGAAAGGACGCCGGCAAGACCGTCACCGTGGATGCGGAAGACATTACGCTGACCGGAACCTGGACCTTTACGCCGTATGATACTTTGACCTACGACGGCAACGGTGCGGACAGCGGCTCAGTCGCCACAGCGGAAGCACCCTCCGGAAAGGACGTCACCGTAGAGAAGAACGGATTCAGCAGAGACGGTTACCGCTTCACCGGCTGGAACACGGCGAAAGACGGAAGCGGAGACGTTTACAAGGCCGGCGACAGCTACACTCTGAAAGCAAGCGCGGACGATGTTCTGTACGCCCAGTGGGAGAAAAACAAGACGCACAAGAAGGGCGGCGCTGACAGGCATTCCAGCGGAGGAAATCCGGATACAGGAGATGTCACCGGGCTGTACGGATATGTGCTGCTGCTTGTGACCTGCGCGGCCGCGGGGATTGTTCTCCTCCTGATCCGGCGCAGAAGGAACGCTGACCGGGCGGAATAGACCGGCGGCATGCTGCGAACGACAGACAACAACAGATACTGTTACCGCGGAGTAACAATCGACCGGAAGGGTAACGTTACCGGACGGTAACACTCTTCACCATCAACAAAAAGCCTTGGGGCAAACAAAGCGAAGGACGTTGGAATTCCAACGTCCTTTTGCTATGGGAAAATTCTGAAGACTATGGCACGGATATCGCAATAGATATCGGTGCTATTTTTTATCACCCCCGATTCAGAATGGAGGAAATGAATGAAAGTCAATGATAAGTATCTGAATTTCTATTATGAGACGATGGGCGAAATCGACGAGCCGGTCATCGACCCGAAGAAGACGGCCCTGCTGCTGGTGGATCTGCAGAATGAATTTGTTCTCCGCGACTTCGGTGAAGCACTGGAGTATAAAGCGGCGGGCGAATGGGACCGCTGGATTCCTTTTCACGACAGGCTGGACAACATCGTCGTTCCGAACAACAAAAAACTGCTGGACTTCTTCCGTGCGAACAAGATGGCGGTGACCTACGGACGAATCGCCTGTCTGCGGGAGGACGGCGAGGATCGTTCGCCTGTGCAGAAGTCAGAGGGCTGGAACAATATGCTGATGCCGGTGGACAGCTATTCCGCCCAGATGATCGATGAGCTCGCGCCGATGAAGAACGAGATTGTGGTCAACAAAACAACGGACAGTGTATGCAACGGGACCAACTATCTGACGCTGCTCCGGTTCATGGGAATCGAGACCGTTGTGGTCACCGGAATCGTGACGGATCAGTGCGTTGCCTGCACCGTCCGGGATCTGGCGGACGCCGGGTTGAAGGTAATCTGTGTAGAAGACGCCTGTGCGGCGGGAAGCATGGAGCTTCATGATGCGGAGCTGAAAATCATGAATGTGATTTACTGCAATGTGATGAGCACAGACGATACGATTCAGTTAATCAGCAGAAATCTGCAGTAGGAGAAATCTGCAGTAGAGGAGGACACTATGGAAAAGAAGATGAATCAGACTGGGCTCTGTAAAAAGCTGACGCTGTCTGATTCTGACTCGGACATGACAGGAGGGATTTTTCATGAGTGAAGTTGCGGTAAAAGCGGTAAAAGAAGATACTACCCTGAAGAAGGGGATGAGCTTCTGGCAGATCTGGGCGTTCGGCGTAGGATCTGTGGTCGGAGACGGATTATTTATTTATCTGGGACAGGGCGTTCAGACGGGAGGCCCGGTGGCGATTCTCGCTGTCGCGTTTGCGGGATTCATGCAGATGGCAATCATGCTGGCAATGGGAGAGCTGGCAGTCGGAATGCCTTCAGCCGGTGCGATGACATTCTGGTGCTCCAAATATCTGAACCGGTTTTGTGGTCTGTTCGCCGGAATGACCTTTTCAGTAAGCTGGATTGTGTTCGGCGGTTCGACGAGCATCGCACTCGGGACGATTATGGCGTACTGGGCGCCGATTGGCGGACAGGCCTTCGCGACTCTGTTCTGGGCTGTGATCTGGTGGTCGGTGTTCGCTGTTCTC
Protein-coding sequences here:
- a CDS encoding cysteine hydrolase family protein, giving the protein MKVNDKYLNFYYETMGEIDEPVIDPKKTALLLVDLQNEFVLRDFGEALEYKAAGEWDRWIPFHDRLDNIVVPNNKKLLDFFRANKMAVTYGRIACLREDGEDRSPVQKSEGWNNMLMPVDSYSAQMIDELAPMKNEIVVNKTTDSVCNGTNYLTLLRFMGIETVVVTGIVTDQCVACTVRDLADAGLKVICVEDACAAGSMELHDAELKIMNVIYCNVMSTDDTIQLISRNLQ
- a CDS encoding SHIRT domain-containing protein produces the protein MFDMKQNPRKKRWSRRLFWVLSLTLIISMIPVTPAMATDTDAAASGNSTAVTQSDGSGTSGSSDNSAASSDTEKDSTSASSSDTKKKSAAAPRRAPAATTVTVTYKENGGKFTSGFSSTVSAGAGSTVTLPTSSNVSLAKTRLAGWSTNPWAKTPTYEPGATYTVPSSDVKLYAVWQKTYTLAPNLEHMSGYYMVVDPAGTVQSEGKLEGPTQVTVTVSANVKECFVNVFVKPDANYLITRLDTADVNNFIYPLGGDYLGRPGSYVKETDVERMLDEGYVATFGWGSGYNSDGATLSVNATAFQPTPNASITPDKTQNLNEGDAITLTVTLKAGDILNQYSAALGGTPVVHIGTGSGDSVADLPLSNVTASDNDTYTGTVQYTLTADDIARDKLSAQVEATFNYSYKFPYKGANGTSATLDTTATIDSQSETVTINGYSTPHKVSYSYTYIGGVTPPDTFPACPTDSATYSKGSTVNIAASPAKGDTVRDDANGGTWEFLGWFLYDSETSGTATMGDDNLTFEGRWQFNADPDSLTYDANTNGEAYEGETEPSKGFVGNLVVVAKNAFSRIGYKFLHWNTQADGKGTSYLADVDRYKLTPGTDILYAQWEKARHVTYALSYKGADGIDTSAYPAAITTVPQDAKDYYMNDSVTVSTDPAQRTVDDPDNHGTWTFEGWMNGTLAAGEKLTMGIDNIQLTGTWTFTPYDTLTYDGNGADSGSVATTEAASGTDVTVAENGFNRSGYRFIGWNTKAGGNGGEYKAGDSYTLKAGTDDVLYAQWEKARSVSYKLAYSGADKLDADKYPAAVKKAPEDTKEYYKGDAVTVSTDPADRTIDDPDNHGTWTFGGWQTGGKDAGKTVTVDAEDITLTGTWTFTPYDTLTYDGNGADSGKVAGAEAPSGKDVTVEKNGFTRSGYRFTGWNTAKDGSGDVYKAGDSYTLKAGTDDVLYAQWEKARSVSYKLTYSGADKLDADKYPAAVKKAPEDTKEYYKGDTVTVSTDPADRTIDDPDNRGTWTFGGWQTGGKDAGKTVTVDAEDITLTGTWTFTPYDTLTYDGNGADSGSVATAEAPSGKDVTVEKNGFSRDGYRFTGWNTAKDGSGDVYKAGDSYTLKASADDVLYAQWEKNKTHKKGGADRHSSGGNPDTGDVTGLYGYVLLLVTCAAAGIVLLLIRRRRNADRAE